The DNA region CATAACCGATAAAGGTAAAAACTTCCTCTTTTTTCGCTGGAGTAGAGATCAATGCACCTGTTGAATATGCCAAAGCTTTCGCTTCTCTTATAGTCTGAAATACGATAGACCCCATATCTCCACCAAAATAATTATTGAAAAGATTGACAATAGCTAATTTGGAAGTATCAAATTGATCCAACTTTCTATGCCAATAGATTTCAGATTGAACCATATCATAGTTGGCAAAATAAACTTCATTTTCTGTCTGTGCTACTCTATCAAATTTAATTGCCTTAGGAGTTGCAGCCCATGTCGCAGGGATACTATGCAAAGAACCTAATTTAGCAGTAAATACCGGCAATGCTTGAGGTCCATAATATAAAATTCTATGTTTATAGTTTGGTAGTTCATGCAAAATTTTAACCAATTGATCTGCCGTTAAATCTTCAATTTCTTTGTCGGAGAGAACATTGTTAAATGGATTTTTTGCGCCATAAGCAGCATAATTCCTCAAACCAGAAGCGATAGCACCTTTGTTCAATTTGGCATCTGCGCGAGATTTCAACATTCTATTTTTCAGACTTTTCAATGCTTCATCATCTCCTTTACAATGCAATAGTAAGTCTTCAAACAAACTTACGGCTTTCGTATAGTTTTCATTCAAACCATTCACACTCAAGGTCATGGATTCAGCACTCGCACTAGCACTAAAGCTCGCTGCTTGATCGTAAAATAATTTACTGAAATCAGCAGAACTATATTTATCCGTACCTAAAAATTGTAAATAATTCAATGCCAATGGCAAATATTTATTGCTATAAGAACCGAAATCATAGTAATAATACAAATTGAACAAACTATTTTCTTTATTGGGAACGTAAAGAACCTCTGCAGTTTTCACTTTTGCTTTTTGGATAGCCGTAGCATAATTTACCCACTTAGGTTGAATGGGTGGTAATGGAGTACTTGTCATTTGAGCAACGAAGTCTGATTGCCTTCCCGCATTTGTTTCTACTGGAGATATAGCTGGTTTATCTACTTTAATGACATTTTTATCTTCACCCTTCTTTTTATAAACGATTACATAGTTGTTGTCTTTAAAAATTTCATTTGCGTATGCAATTACTTCCTTCGCAGAAACTTTAGACATATTATCTAACTCCGAAATAACAAATGGCCAATTATCACTTTTGCTATTGATGAAATCTTTCATCAACATCCCCATCCTTGCATCGTTATTATCTAAGCCTTTAAGGACTGACAATTTATTATTGGCAACGATAGCTTTGATCAAGGTTGTGTCGAATTGCCCTTTTTTCAATAACTCAACTTGTTGCAATAGCAAGTCTTTCACCTCCTCTAAACTTTGCCCTTGTTTTGGACTTCCAGATAATTCAAATACTCCATAATCTTTCATTTGATCAGGACCAGCACTAGATTTTGCGACTTTTTGTGCTTTATTCAGATTTAAATCAAATAAACCGGCTTTACCATTGTTTAGTATTTCACCAATCAAATCTGACATCATCGCATCTTCAGATTCCGATTTTCCGATACGATAACCAATAGTAACAGATTCTGCACTTGGTCCATAAACATCTTTAACAATCGGACCTACTATCGGTTTCTCAATTGGATCTTGATAGTCGGAAACTGGCTTTGCTACCATATAAGAGAAATCCTTGTCTATTAGTTTGATCGCCTCATCCAAATTAAAATCGCCTGACATTACAATTGCCATATTATTTGGCACATAATATTTATTGTAATAATCACGAATTGCAATCAAAGATGGATTTTTCAAATGTTCAATCGTTCCAATAGTTGTTTGTTGACCATAATTAGAAGTTGGAAATACATTTGACAACAATGTCTCATATATTTTCCAACCATCATTATCCAAACCTCTATTTTTTTCTTCATATACTGCTTCTAATTCTGTATGAAAAAGTCTGAATTGTGGATTACGAAAACGCTCTGCCTGTATTTGTAAAAATTTATCTAAAGCATTAGAAGGTATATTTTCTTCATATACAGTTTCTTCTACAGAAGTATGTGCATTCGTACCTTGAGAACCAAGACTTGCCATTAATTTATCATACTCATTAGCGATAGAATAATGAGATGCAACCCCTGAAACACTATCAATTTCATGGTATTTTGACTTTCTGGCTACAGAATCCGATGTTGGTATTTTGTTATATTCTGCATATAAGTTCGTTATTTGATCTAAATATGGCTTTTCCTTTGCCCAATCTAAAGATCCAAACCTATCGGTCCCTTTAAATAATAAATGTTCCAAATAATGAGCCAGGCCAGTATGATCAGAAGGATCATTATTACTACCTGTTCTCACTGGGATATTCACAGCGATTCTTGGCTCTTTGCTGTTCTGTGTCAAAATAACTTTTAAGCCATTTTTTAAAGTATAAAAACGAGCTTTTAAGGGGTCATTGGTTACATATTTGTAGGTATAACCGCCAGAACTAGCTTCTTTCCATTCATATTTTTGTTGTGCATTTAATTGATGCAGTGCAAAAATGGAAAGAATTCCTAATCCAAATTTGTGAAAATGATTCATGAATATAGTATTTTTTGCAAATTCTGAATTATTAACCAAATATTAAAAAAAAAGTGATGAGTGGTAAAACACTCATCACTTTTTTTATTACATAGCCGCAGAAGGTCCTCCCATTCCGCCACCTGGAGGTGGTCCTCCAAAACCTCCACCCATTCCGCCGCCTGGAGGCGGACCATCGGGCATATCACCTCTATCTCTAAATCCTCTACGCTGTCCTTTATTACCATTTTTTCCAAAATTCTTCAAGTTATATACAAATGAGATCATTGCATAACGTTTCAAAACAGTATTCGTGGAAGTTTGGGCATAGTTACCTGTACGTGTGTTTGTTACGGCTTTATTCTGATTCAACAAGTCATAAACAGAGAATCTAATTTCTCCTGCTTTATTTTTAAATAAAGATTTAGATACATACGCATTTAAAAGAGGAACGCTAGTATTATATAAACCAGTATAAAAAGTATAATTGAATGTTGTATTCACTTGCCAACCAGATTCTGTGTACCAAGTGGCTTCTACAATATTCTGTTGAGAATAATAATTATTATTACTTGACTTATTTACAGAATATTTTGCAATCGTGTAAGAAGGTTCTGTACTAATATTCACATCGAATGTAGACGCCAAATTAGTGGTCCAACCGATTCGTTCACCAAAAGTATAATTTTTAGTAGAATTCGTTGCTATATTAGCTACAGAAGAGCTGCTATCAATAATTAAACTTGGAGTAGAGCTTGCACTTATAGCCGTCCTTAAAGATAAATTCGATTGAGGTTTTAAAATAGGGAATCCATAATCAAAATTTCCATTTATTGAGTAATAACCATTCATGTTTTGATAAGACGTCCTCTGACCACCGCTACTCAACTGCGTTGTTACATTAGCAATGTAATTATTGGTCAACGAGTAATTTAACATCGTAAATAAATGCTTGTTATTTTTCCTATCAAAAAAGAAATAACGTAATCTAAATGTATGTGTAAATGATTGTTTCAGATCAGGATTACCGATTGTTTGTGCTAATTCATTAGAATTATCTAAAACGGGTTGCAATTGCGTTGCAGAAGGTTGTGCAGTACGACCATTATAATCAAAATTTAAACGTTGCGCCTGTGCAATATTCCATCTAAATGATGCAGTAGGGTAAAGATTGGTATAATTTCTATGTATTTCATACCCTTTAGAACTATTAATGCTATTAAAATTGCCAAATTGAACTCCATTACCTGCACTAAAATTGATCACTTTATTATTATAATGATACCCCAATTCTACACGATCCGAATTATAATTATTGTTAAAACTATTCGTCAAACTAGAATCTAATTCCGTATATGCACTAGTAGCATTATTATAGTTGTAAACAGTTTGATCTGCAACACTTTTAGAATAACTATGATTATAAGTTAATGACAATTGCTGATTTTTAGCGATAGGCTCTGTATAAGTCACAGTTCCTCCAAGAGTATTACTATTGGATATTGTTTTATAATATCGATTGATTGAGTCAGTAATATTAGTAGAGAGGTAATCAATAATATTGGTATTATAACTATAACCATTATTTTGACTTCCCGTCCAATCGGCCTCAAATGAAATGGTTCGACCTGCTTTGTGAAATCTATGCATGTACAGTGCACTACCAGTCCCATTAAAACCTGTATTATGAGAGTAAGAGTTGATATTTGATTTGGTTAAATAATTTCTAGAACCATCTGAATTGTTTTTAAAGATATCTGTAATCTGCCCATTCTTATTATCACTCGTGATAAAAGACATATTAGGGCGGATCAATAAGGAATTATTGGAATCCAACTTGGAATCAATATTAAATTGGACACGATGATTAATATTAGTACTTAAAGTTGCTGTCGTATCATATTGATTGGTATTATTAGCCGTATCTGAGTACAAGTTTTGCCGTTCAGAATGTCCATCATTATTGGTACGGCTATTGGTGTAAAAATAACTTCCATCTACATCTGTATTTCCCCATTTATCAGCATATCGTAAACCTCCGGCAATCGTTTTTGTGATACCTGCAGAGCTACCACCAAAAGTACCTGAGGAACCTGCTCCACGCCCTCCTCCTGCATTTCTACCATTACCACCACCTAAATCCTGCATCGTAAACATCTGGCTATTAACATTATTTATTTGTCCTAGTACCGATATTTTTTGGTCGTTATTAAAACGGTTAATATTGCCTCCTACGTTGTAAAAATTTTGATTACCTCGTCCAACACCTGCAGTTTGCTTACCAAAATAACCTACATTCTTATCTTTTTTGATGACAATATTGATAGTTTTCGTTCTATTACCGTCATCAAATCCTGAGAATGCACTTTGGTCACTTTGTGCATCGTACACTTGGATTTTTTCAATGATATCTTTTGGTAAATTTTGGGTTGCCATTTTCGGATCTCCATCAAAAAAACGTTTTCCGTTTACCAATACACGTGTTACACTCTCTCCTTGCGCTTGGATATTACCACTCGCATCAATCTCAAATCCTGGCATTTTTTTCAATAAATCTTCTGCTGTTGCATTGGGTTTGGTATGAAATGCATCAGCTCTTAGATCTGTAGTATCTCCTTTAAAAGAAATGGGCGGTGTTGACACCACAACGACATCTTCCAAACTATTTGTTGTCATCGCCATATAAAAAGTAGAAAGAGGATAATTAGGCATATCGCTAGATAACGTAGCTTTTTGTTTCATACCAGAATATCCAGGAAATGTCACACGTACCCAAAAGCTATCCAAGGGCAATTTTTCAAATGAAAAAGTACCATCCGTTTTTAGATAGGTGGTTTGAAATGGAAGAGAATCATTGTACTTTGTCAATGTAATTTTCGCACCACTCATAGACACATGGTAGGAGGTATCTTCTACTTGTCCAGTAATACTTCCTAACTTTGTGGAATCTTGCGCATCCCCATAAAAGTAGCTGCTCATCAATATGATAAGCACAAACAGGTTTTTTAACATACAATTGGTTATAAAAAGTGATTCATAGCACACATGAATACTTTACAAATGTATTTTTTCCCTGTAAATATAATTTTAACATTCGGTAAACAGCCGAATAGTTTAGGTATTTACTTTTTATTTAAAATTGATTTTTCCACATCATGCTTTCTATCGGACGATCTGGCTGACCACTGTA from Rhizosphaericola mali includes:
- a CDS encoding M16 family metallopeptidase produces the protein MNHFHKFGLGILSIFALHQLNAQQKYEWKEASSGGYTYKYVTNDPLKARFYTLKNGLKVILTQNSKEPRIAVNIPVRTGSNNDPSDHTGLAHYLEHLLFKGTDRFGSLDWAKEKPYLDQITNLYAEYNKIPTSDSVARKSKYHEIDSVSGVASHYSIANEYDKLMASLGSQGTNAHTSVEETVYEENIPSNALDKFLQIQAERFRNPQFRLFHTELEAVYEEKNRGLDNDGWKIYETLLSNVFPTSNYGQQTTIGTIEHLKNPSLIAIRDYYNKYYVPNNMAIVMSGDFNLDEAIKLIDKDFSYMVAKPVSDYQDPIEKPIVGPIVKDVYGPSAESVTIGYRIGKSESEDAMMSDLIGEILNNGKAGLFDLNLNKAQKVAKSSAGPDQMKDYGVFELSGSPKQGQSLEEVKDLLLQQVELLKKGQFDTTLIKAIVANNKLSVLKGLDNNDARMGMLMKDFINSKSDNWPFVISELDNMSKVSAKEVIAYANEIFKDNNYVIVYKKKGEDKNVIKVDKPAISPVETNAGRQSDFVAQMTSTPLPPIQPKWVNYATAIQKAKVKTAEVLYVPNKENSLFNLYYYYDFGSYSNKYLPLALNYLQFLGTDKYSSADFSKLFYDQAASFSASASAESMTLSVNGLNENYTKAVSLFEDLLLHCKGDDEALKSLKNRMLKSRADAKLNKGAIASGLRNYAAYGAKNPFNNVLSDKEIEDLTADQLVKILHELPNYKHRILYYGPQALPVFTAKLGSLHSIPATWAATPKAIKFDRVAQTENEVYFANYDMVQSEIYWHRKLDQFDTSKLAIVNLFNNYFGGDMGSIVFQTIREAKALAYSTGALISTPAKKEEVFTFIGYVGSQADKHDDAIHAMNELIDTLPLNEHSFTSAIGTLKKDIETERITKTGILFNYLALEKQGINYDIRKSLYNSYGKYKLSDVVNYHDTELANKPYSYIIVASDKKIAPDSLKDYGKVKVVSLEDIFGY
- a CDS encoding TonB-dependent receptor: MLIILMSSYFYGDAQDSTKLGSITGQVEDTSYHVSMSGAKITLTKYNDSLPFQTTYLKTDGTFSFEKLPLDSFWVRVTFPGYSGMKQKATLSSDMPNYPLSTFYMAMTTNSLEDVVVVSTPPISFKGDTTDLRADAFHTKPNATAEDLLKKMPGFEIDASGNIQAQGESVTRVLVNGKRFFDGDPKMATQNLPKDIIEKIQVYDAQSDQSAFSGFDDGNRTKTINIVIKKDKNVGYFGKQTAGVGRGNQNFYNVGGNINRFNNDQKISVLGQINNVNSQMFTMQDLGGGNGRNAGGGRGAGSSGTFGGSSAGITKTIAGGLRYADKWGNTDVDGSYFYTNSRTNNDGHSERQNLYSDTANNTNQYDTTATLSTNINHRVQFNIDSKLDSNNSLLIRPNMSFITSDNKNGQITDIFKNNSDGSRNYLTKSNINSYSHNTGFNGTGSALYMHRFHKAGRTISFEADWTGSQNNGYSYNTNIIDYLSTNITDSINRYYKTISNSNTLGGTVTYTEPIAKNQQLSLTYNHSYSKSVADQTVYNYNNATSAYTELDSSLTNSFNNNYNSDRVELGYHYNNKVINFSAGNGVQFGNFNSINSSKGYEIHRNYTNLYPTASFRWNIAQAQRLNFDYNGRTAQPSATQLQPVLDNSNELAQTIGNPDLKQSFTHTFRLRYFFFDRKNNKHLFTMLNYSLTNNYIANVTTQLSSGGQRTSYQNMNGYYSINGNFDYGFPILKPQSNLSLRTAISASSTPSLIIDSSSSVANIATNSTKNYTFGERIGWTTNLASTFDVNISTEPSYTIAKYSVNKSSNNNYYSQQNIVEATWYTESGWQVNTTFNYTFYTGLYNTSVPLLNAYVSKSLFKNKAGEIRFSVYDLLNQNKAVTNTRTGNYAQTSTNTVLKRYAMISFVYNLKNFGKNGNKGQRRGFRDRGDMPDGPPPGGGMGGGFGGPPPGGGMGGPSAAM